Proteins encoded by one window of Xyrauchen texanus isolate HMW12.3.18 chromosome 24, RBS_HiC_50CHRs, whole genome shotgun sequence:
- the zgc:171579 gene encoding G-protein coupled receptor 4, protein MESNFNVSSLATVGNACGIDFTQDAVFLPVLYGIFFIIGAPLNLMALFGLYRLIKSENVLPVYVINLLISDLIHLLTLPLWMDYYANGHRWRFGMQTCQFMGLFFYISIYASIFFMCIIALERYLAIARPFSFKHLRNLRFARWIALSIWILIAVPPAIAFEKLFPKQENYSLCIEKYPSEGNFITYRLITLLLSFIIPLGFIIVLHRQTVRTLMAINSLLSEEKRNIRGLLTLLVAVFVTVLGPYHFIGCVKYIGLLVHSRVCEWEKAVFVPYQLGRGFLSLNSLMDPVFYIFLRSDFRAAAGNFLPCLNRVNTRSYQTEKPTNSTLDCENTL, encoded by the coding sequence ATGGAGAGCAACTTCAATGTTAGTAGCCTCGCAACAGTGGGAAATGCTTGTGGAATAGACTTTACTCAAGATGCTGTCTTCCTTCCTGTCCTGTATGGAATATTTTTCATCATTGGCGCCCCTCTGAATTTGATGGCACTATTTGGGCTGTACAGGTTAATCAAATCAGAGAACGTTTTACCTGTGTATGTCATAAACCTTTTGATCTCAGATCTTATTCATCTCCTCACTTTGCCCTTATGGATGGACTACTATGCCAACGGACACCGCTGGCGCTTTGGAATGCAGACCTGTCAGTTTATGggtctgtttttttacatcagtatttaCGCAAGTATCTTCTTCATGTGTATCATTGCCCTGGAACGTTACCTGGCCATCGCCAGACCTTTCAGCTTCAAGCATCTGCGTAACTTGAGGTTCGCTCGCTGGATAGCACTTAGCATTTGGATTCTAATTGCGGTGCCACCTGCCATCGCTTTTGAAAAGCTCTTCCCCAAGCAGGAAAATTACAGTCTTTGTATTGAGAAGTATCCCTCCGAGGGTAACTTCATCACCTACAGACTGATTACTCTGCTTTTATCCTTCATCATACCCCTGGGCTTCATTATTGTTCTCCACAGACAGACTGTCCGCACACTGATGGCAATCAACTCACTTTTATCTGAGGAGAAGAGGAATATTAGGGGTCTGCTCACCCTTTTGGTGGCCGTGTTCGTCACGGTGCTGGGGCCCTATCATTTCATCGGCTGTGTGAAGTACATCGGACTGCTGGTTCACAGCAGAGTGTGTGAGTGGGAGAAAGCTGTGTTTGTGCCCTATCAGCTGGGGAGAGGTTTCCTGAGCCTTAACAGCTTGATGGATCCTGTTTTTTACATCTTTCTCCGCAGTGACTTCCGAGCGGCTGCTGGGAACTTTCTGCCCTGCCTGAATAGAGTGAACACCAGATCATATCAGACGGAGAAGCCAACAAACTCCACACTAGATTGTGAAAATACCCTGTGA